The nucleotide window actaataaaccttagatttttggatttttcgataaagtttgcatacaaacatataattaacttgtgctccaaatatttctttagtccaacaaaaatacaattatctaaggtgtttcttaagaaaataaaacaaaatatgagatgagtactgatgacactaaaatattcaataaacaataataatgaaatcatcatataaaataaatattgcaaagtcataatgaaaatgatcataatttaaaagtactaaatcatgctaaaataagtttaataagtattagttacattactaaatatttaagaaaaattaaaattagattatgtattttaattgtctaaaccaatgtaaaactaaagaacaaatattcaatattattgtcattcttagtgttgaattgattttctttttgcattagtattaatttgattttgatttaagttttattataattatcaacatctatgaactataatcattattggaccattccgaattctaagttttaaacttgaaataatatattaaaagataaaaactatgaaatagtataagaaatattttaaaattatatcaaagtaaatattttttatgtataaaataacttttaaaattacatatataatgtcgggttggtttggtcttgggttggttttttttagttaaaaccaaaccaacccaaatatagtcgggtttttttttcaataccaaaccaagtcaaaccaaaccactagtcgttttttttttcaatttgactCAGTTTGCGGTTTgtttcggttttgtacacccctagtaagtatatacaaattccgtatttatatatttagaaaattTTCAGAGTTGTGTTTGTGTATTTCacttgccaatatacaaacaaggtaaattattatgaatttttcataaatcgtatacaaataactagggtaagcatatacaaatttttggatttatacaattaggaatcgaattatacaaattgtgaatttatacaaatcaagcGAAATCATATAAATCATGAGAATAACAAGAATTGGAAAAATTGTAGGtgcgaattacaatttttttaaacgGTATCTACAGTACCTAATAAAGACTAAATATTGCTATCCTGCataatttttccatatttatctatatataaaaggagaagaaaaactgacacatgtcaacaccacaaattttcagtattttaaataattaataatcaataattaaataaataaataacacatgtcaataattagaattagaatgacacatgtcaacaccacaaaaataaaatataaataaataaataaattttaaacaaactatttaaaatacaaaaaaataaaaataaaataccaacggacaaaaaagtaaaaaatgttaaaataggTTATAGTAATAGAAAAtgtaacaaagaaaaataaaataaaaaacgtgcatcaatcattttaaataaataaatagcaaAACTACCCGAACATTAAAAAAATCTGTTAAATGAAGATATgctttagtttttaaaaaataaaaaaattattttaaatgtgtttttttcaAAACGAACTCAcgtaactattttaaaaaaaaaggcaaagtagttactttttgaatttgaatttaaaatggttACCTAAAACTACTCTATCCATTATCTCTattctctatatatacataaataaagttcattaaaaaattaattgatcttattcttcttcaaatgtgtagtattatttgttgaattgtttccattcttcttatcttcatctttttatGGAGCGAATATGTAGATTATTTGTCGGCTAGCTGAAAAAAAAAGTTCGAATATACTTGCAAATAACAAAAGTGAAAgtccaagaagaagaagaacaatatttatcaaaattgaaATCTTCTGCAAATGATGATATTGGTAGATCTATAATGtctttttgtgaattttttttggttcatttcatttaatttgatttgtttgTCATATATTGTACTTAAATTCTTTAGGTCGAATGAgttttctatgtttttttttatttatatttgtaatcTTTGATGATTTTTActgtgattaattttttttttacgattgtgttattttttatttcatttaagtgaagttattctaatattttttatgttatcattttctcttaattttttctattgAATCATTTATATTTACatgtttttatattatattgaattattagaatcgaataattttttaattttattattttatgttaatttttattCCGCCATATATACTAACATGTgtttattattgaattattatggatgtattcttcttcaaatgtgTAATGATGTCtgttaaattatttctattctttttatcttcaactttttatttggtgaataagaaaattattttatggcTAGCcgaataaaatttgaatatatttgcgAATAAAATAGTAGAAGTtcaagaaaagaagaacaatatttatcaaagtGAAAATCATCTGCAAATGATGATATTATTAGATATAATGtcttattgttatttttttccagtttatttcattcaatttgatttgtttttgtcATATTTTCTACATAAATTCTTTAAATCAAATGATTGAACCATGAatctattcttcttcaaatgtgTAATGTTGTTTGTTCAATTAGTTTCATTCTTcttatcttcattttttatgGGTGAATAGATAGATTATTTGATGGCTAGCcgaagaaaatttgaatatatttgcaaataaaaaagtgaaagtccaaaaaaaaaaaagaacaatatttatcaaactGAAAATCCTCTCCAAATAatgattatattttaatttactcCTCCTTTATAGCAAAGAAAATTGCAGATTGTTGAcactaatttttaaaacttagaaataaattttaactAACATATTTTTTGAGGACTCTATTTTTGTgaaaaactattaaatttttaattaaatatttaaactaactttccacactattttttatagaaaaaaaaatccaaattatTTAAGCACTTAGGAATTTGTTTTGCGGAAAGTTTGAGCAGTATATGACTCTATTTGCGGGGAATGAATACATGGAGTAATTGTTTAGGACTCTTTTTTGGTGAGAAgttatcaattttttcaaagtaaatatttaaactaaatcatatgttaattaataacataattggaatttcaaattatgtgaacacaattaaatatgaaaattgggcgattaaatttaaattaactatacactatatatatattcatgttgAAGGAGATCtgtaaaaataagtaaatattaaaaatcGTAAGTAAAACTGGATTTAAGAATATGTCACACTACATTTTTAAGATAATGCTCCATAAAATTAggaataaaaagaatatttgaaaaaaaaacgaTATTTAAGAATTTAGtaataaatatgtaattatttaaacATGATTCtgttctctcatttttctttgcaTGATCTCTCATTTACATTAACCAGCAAACCGTTTGAAACATTCAAATAGGGATGTGGTGTCTCTGCAAAATATTGTCACGTTGATCATGCGCAGGAAACAACTTGACTATTAGAAGTGATTAGAATTTGCATTATCATTTTAAACAAATTCATGTGGTCTATTTCATATTGATACCCacgtaattttattttaattaacaatagttatttttgaatttgaatttaaagttgTTACTTAAAATTGTTCTACCCATTATCTCTattctctatatatacataaataaatttcaatCAAAAAAGTTAATGGGtctattcttcttcaaatgtgTAATGTTATttgttgaattattattttcattatcaaaGTGAAAATCTACTACACatcatgataatatttttagatctataatatcttattatgatttatttagttcttttaattcaatttgatttgtttCTATCATATTTTGTACTTAAATTCTTTAGATCAAATGAGTTTCTCTGTTTATCTGATTTACATTTGTAATTGAGATTAAAACTATCTGACAGAATTTCTtggtattttactttttttttagtaaaaatctaAAAATGTTCTATTAATTAACTTTATTCTTTTGTGTTTTGCAGATTTTTGTACAATGTTAACTCTAGGATTGTAAGTAATATATAGCCAATATTGCCTATATTGCTTTGCCAAAACAGATTATCAACCAtgtaattagttattttatagGAGCTTATGAGAAATTTAATTCATAATATTCATATGGTGTATCTTTTTGCATATCGATTATTCTTAAGACTCATATAGAATAAGTATTTGAGTTGAATACTTCTATTAAACAAATGTTATCTACTTAACACTCATGTTTAGCAATCCATAAAAATGAAACTagagttatttatttatttgaattaatttattttaaatattttaaaatcaaaatagcttttatgttttatataatggttggtttaactaaaaaaaagtcCTTTATAATGGTTGTGATTATAGTAagataaaaatttagatattttctacttatttttttttagatcaaatgagtttctatgttttttttattacaaatgtaacatttaatgatttttacgataattaatgttttttttagaattgtatgttatttttattcaactttattaaagttaaaataatgctttcttaattcattatttctttgttaatttttaacACAGATCATAGATACTAACATGATTTTTATTATAGAATTATTGGTCATATCTTCACATATATTAAAATGCTTTTATATGTGCAATTGAAAAATTACTATGTTGGAATATATGATAAACTTTACAGTCTTGAATATGGGTGcaaatttatacaatatttatcaatttatgTGTATAGATGTATATGTGTGTCACAGTAGTGGGTGAAGACATCAAATTATTAAgtgaaatattaatataataatggtGCTTAACATGTTTTGAACGATATAAATggttaatataataatgaaatgaCAATTGAGATTTTACTAAATATCTATAATCttatttgtttaaataagtcaaattatatgatttagacattttttacttaaataatattatcCGCGCGAATACGAATACTAGTtttaataataacacaattattATCTACTATGATTTATCAAATTACAAGAAGGTATGGTTgttgagaaaaagaaatgagGGGAATAGGCTTTAGAAGAAATAGCTGAATTACAAATTATATAAAGACTTAGAgactatttatattaatttcataaaaataactaaattacaaaaattatcaaaataaccACATGATCTTATGGATGTCCTTAAAGTCTTCCTTCAATGCTTTATTTAAGTCCGTCAAGCTCATGACGGTTGAAAGAATGCTCCTTCATAAATTCATTAgaacatgttataaactttaaaaaaatcttttaaggCACTTTAAATTctgtaattaaataaaaaagttttcaTATCCAAGATTGTCTACATCTTTATTATATTCTTTGATATCAATTTTACTATCTCAACTTGAATCACGCCAACTAAATACTTTTGGAAGGAcaaagtaaatatataaaattttaggtGGAACATATCTGAATGGAAGTTAATTTAACCTTATGATATGATTTTAGATGCACTTCATCAATCAtcatttaataaaaatgaagaaaagtacATAACTTTTATTGGGAGGTCTGTCGGTTGAAGGATGCATGCCAACCAACTTTTACGTCATTATAAGATGATTGAACAAACTAAGTTATATAtgagaaaaacaaaaacatgaCAATAAATTACTAATCAATCATTGTCTTACAATTTATTTTAGcaagaaattgaaagaaaaagacaagtctaaaCTCTAATCTTATTATTAAAAACTACTACCTTTTttccaatatatatttttgaaatataataGTAAGAGTACTATTAAAACAAAcatgttcaaattttaaaaaataaatttaaaaaatcaagtgaAACACACACGTCCAAAATTCCAACTTTAGATATACACAGatagatatttaaatttatataaaactaAACAAGTAAACTCTTGTGTCCAAAATTTCAAGTAAACACATGCAAGGTAATTCACGTGAGACACTCAAGTTGATTTATATTATGCCATATATGACACATATTATGCAAAATGTCTTGTTGAAATGACATTTCAAAAAATGTATCGTGCAATACACGAATATGAATTTAGTCAAACTCCAATCCAATTGATACGGTATACATTCCATTCTCAATAAGCTCTTTTCTCTCTTTATCCctgaaaaaatatagaaaaattgattttgtcAAAAACATTAACTTCaaacattataatttatacatCTGAATTTAGTATACGtgcaaaaattataaaagacaTGTATAAGTTAAATGGCCATGTCAAAATTTTCACAGGAAAGTACAAGAGTTAAAACCTCTAAAAGCCCAATAAATTGGAATTCGGATCGAAGCCCAAATTTGGCTCAAAAGgtcaaaataaaaggaaagcCCAAGGAATTCGGGTCCAAGCCCAAATTAAAAGTAGAAAAACAATGCGGTGAACGTGGATCGAACACGTGACCTTCAGATCTTCAGTCTGACGCTCTCCCAACTGAGCTATCCCCGCAATTTGATTACTATTCGTTTCGTATTTTAATATTAGCATGTAAGACGCTGAACTTAATATCAAGTTAAAACTTGTAGATTTATAccagtaaaataatatatttacttATTCTCTTTTATTAAACTCTTCGTGTAAAACATTATATTATGTGaacttctaatttatttatttttttattttggtgaAGTGAttcaagtttgaaatattaatcTAATCACTATCAGGTAACTCTTCTACattaattcataatattttaaagagGGAGgcttttttctaataaaatttgaccaaattttaatattatattataagaaaaaagaacaaagtttttttttctttttttgcatgATACAAATTTCAAATGTGTACATATTTGAAGTTTTCCTAGTTAAGAGTGGCAACTGGCAACTGGTCTTTATTTTGGAACTCCTCCtcagtttaattttattttttctataattttgCTCCATTTAATATCATCCAACTTCTTGGAAATTGACAATAAGAACATTTCCAAAATACGTTTTGCTAAAATACTACACTTTCTCTCCTTCCAGCAACCAGGGCTGGAACTATACAAGAGTTacttaacatttttttatcGAAAAATTACACTACATAAATAGATTAATATGTACCCATGACCCCAACActgcaaaaataaaatgaagaacaTTTCTTAGCTAGTCACCTTTAGGCTTAATGTTCGTTGCAAATATACAACTCGATCTCCTTACCGTCAAAATGTAAAGAACGAGAAAATGATTGGAGTGATCTATAAACTTTTTAAACTATAACATTTAAATTGACACGAATAATGTTAACAAAAGTGTACAAGTGCACTTTCTGAAGTTCTTTGTGCAATTTTCTTAATCAAATAAATAGAAGTTGTCCAACATATCTTTACCATGAAAATAAGCAAAATCTCTTAAatcaatatatttaaaattacaattgaaaagaatCAGTTACATTGTTCTTGAcattgaaaatgaaataaaaaatgtgatgatataattaaaaaatcaacaaacgaaaaataaataaataaaaatcacttGATTAATTCACAACCCTACAGTTCTTCCTAATCTCTCCTTGCATCCCAGTCATAACCTCTATGGATCCCATTTTCACCATTGCATCTGCAAATTTATGAGCCCAATTTTCACCATGAATCGCGTTACTCCTCGCCATCCTAGCAGTTGAAGGACTGTTCCATAGCGTCTGATCTGAGGTTAACAGTCCTCTGTTATTCTTCAAATTGAGATAGTACTTATTGTCCAACCTAGTTGGAGTATGAACATCAAGTGGAGCAATTGGATCAGTGGTAGAAGGACGCGGACATCTTTTCATCAATTGTTGGGCTAATGTAGGATCCATTGTAGGATCTTGCGGATGAGTTGAATTGAAAGAGTAAAGTCTATCAGAAAATGAAGAACAATGTGATCTTCCAATAGAATGTGCACCTGAAAGTGTTACCATTTCATCTAAAGAAAGTCCTTTTTTAGCGAAATTTTCCTCAAGTTCTCTAGCATTTAAAGTGGAAGGGGGAAGGTGTGCGGTTGGTTCATCTTTAATAGATACTCTTCCATCTCGACGACCTGATGGAACTGAATATCTAATGCCTCCAAGCTTGAAAGCACTATCTCTTGCAGCAAATGCAATTATATCTGAACATGATACTGTTTGTGGGCAAACAGATTCTAGCTCAATTTTTGCTTCGTCGATAACTTCATAGCCTCGTAAGCTTGGATTGTTTGCTGGATGTTCTTTTTCTGTTGGATTCCCTGGAGTTGGATCCAAAAGGATTGAGGCATCACATCCctgaattatttaaaaaaaaatgaagttagaTATATTGTAAGTTGAACCAACCTTTTACTAATTTCAACgcacaaaatcaaagaaaaaattgtcCGACTctttaaacataaataaaatgagacGTACCCTAACAAAACAATCATGGAAATGCATCCTGATAATGCCAGCGCCAAGGCCAGGGTTACGAGACACGGCTTTGTTGACTGCTTTTCTGACAATGGATTCTGCATTTGGGCAACTTGAATGGTAGTAACCGGTCTTAAGAGATGCATTTGCAAATGTAAAAACA belongs to Solanum stenotomum isolate F172 chromosome 1, ASM1918654v1, whole genome shotgun sequence and includes:
- the LOC125864907 gene encoding peroxidase 5-like, encoding MLYFFTVFTFANASLKTGYYHSSCPNAESIVRKAVNKAVSRNPGLGAGIIRMHFHDCFVRGCDASILLDPTPGNPTEKEHPANNPSLRGYEVIDEAKIELESVCPQTVSCSDIIAFAARDSAFKLGGIRYSVPSGRRDGRVSIKDEPTAHLPPSTLNARELEENFAKKGLSLDEMVTLSGAHSIGRSHCSSFSDRLYSFNSTHPQDPTMDPTLAQQLMKRCPRPSTTDPIAPLDVHTPTRLDNKYYLNLKNNRGLLTSDQTLWNSPSTARMARSNAIHGENWAHKFADAMVKMGSIEVMTGMQGEIRKNCRVVN